The Bacteroidia bacterium genomic interval GCTCTGATCAAAAGCCAATTACCTAAAGAAAAAGTGGAGGCTATATCCATTCACCTTCCCTCCGGTAGTGTTGCCAGTTCCTTTGGAGGAGACAAAGAAGTTTCTTTGGTAGCCAGTCATTATGATGAAAGGAAGACCAATCAGGACCTGAATGCCTTTATCCGGGAAGTACAGAATATACGGGAGAATGGTAGTGAGGAATACGATCTCCAACTTTTGGGAACCCTGCTCCACAATGCTTCTGAACAAAGTAATCTGGAAGCCGATCAACGCAAAATCGTGATCTACCTGAATGAAGGCCCAAAGGAAATCCTCAGTCTGACTGACAAGGAGATACAGGAACAAGCGAAGAAAGACGCTTCCATGTTGAAAGAAAGTCGCTCGCTTCAGTTGCACAATCTTATCGGAGCCAAAGCCAATCTGCTCTTGGAGATAGAAGAATTACAGGATTCTTATCCGGTAGCAGAAGTTCTCAGAAAGAACAGACTTTATTTCAGAAGACTCCTGAGCAGTTATCAGGTCTTTCTGGATCAGGTATCAGAATACAATGGCTAGAACATGCTAGACCATCAAAGATATTATCTCATATTACTCGGGGCTTTGGCCCTGATAGGTGGCACGATCTATCTGGCTTTACCCCAACTGAGTTATGCCAGTGGTAAACTGCTGGATGCTGAAAAGGATCGCTGGGAGCGTCATGAATTGGGACCTCGCAATGTCTCTGTACTTCATGTAGACTTTACCCAAAGCGATACCACCATTGCCTTGAAAAATGGCCCCTATCGAAAACTACTGACCCAGGTGCTGAAAAAGGACCTGCATAGTGAAAGGGATGTCATGGCAGCCTATTTGGTACACAATGAAACCCACAACAATCAACCTTTCTATGCAACTCATTCTGTTTTAATGGATGAAGAATTATTAAATGAAAGTGCCGGGAATGTTGTGGCCCAAATCCATCAGGATATGTGTCTGGAGCGCTTTGACTCTCTTTCCAATCTCTATGCACATCAGGAAGCTCTGGTAATCGAAGATTCCAGTCTGATGCGCTACACCAATGTGATTGGAGCATTACAAAATGCGGCAAATTATTTTCGGAGATATGCCATAGACAAGGATCAGAAGAAAGTCTATTTCCTCTCAGATATGCGAGAGAACTCGGTTTTTCTCACTCCAGTTGCGAGGGTAGATAATTTGACGGCCAAAGATCAGATCGATAGTCTCGTTCAGGTTTCCTTACATAGACTCAGTAATCTCACGGATGTGGAAAGCGAACTCGAAGGAGCTGAAATCTATATTCTAACGCCTAATGAACATCTATACAGTTCCAAAGGCAGAAACTTCACCCGCATGTTTTGGGAGAAATTTTTCCTCGAAGAACTTCAATGCAAAAGTGTCTTTTTCCAATAATTCAGAAAGCATTCAAAACGAATATGAAAACCCATAGTCTTCTTATTATTATCCTAAGTATCCTCTGTTTGCCTGTATTCCAGTCTTGTGAATCTCAGGGAGCCAGCGAATCAACAGAGATCGTATGTAATCCGCAGATGGTCTTTCCTGAAGATCATGGAAAGTCCCAAAAGCACAGCCTCGTATTTATAGACCTGACAGATCCCAGCATTTATGGGGAGCAAGCGAGGTCTTACTTGAAAAAAGTAATGGAGCAAAGGCTTTCTACTTCGGAGGATCGTCGTGCAAATACCAAACAAGAGGCGGACAAACTGCAAATCTTCTTTATTACGGCCAATACTGCCACGACCCAAACCATGTCTGCCGCGAATCTTGATCTGCGGACTATGCCATTGGGAGAATTGGTGGAAGGTCAAACCATTATCAATTCCAGCAAGAAGCGCAGATATACCTGTGAATTGCAGGACTTTATTGCAGGAAATTTGGGAGTTGTAGACCAGAAAGTAAAAGCTGCCCAACAGCAGAACGAAGATGTAAATAGTGATGTGCTGGGTATGTTTTATCTGGCTGATCGAGAATTCAAACGCTCAACAGCTGAGGATAAAGCCATTTTCGTGATTTCTGATATGGAGCAGTTTTGCCAGAATGGAGGCTATTTTCAATGCAAGAATACCCGAATTTGCTCTTCGGGATGTAGAGAAGTACATGCGCAGGGAGATGCCAAATCCGATGCAAACATTATCAAAGACAAATTAGGCGCAAAGCTGGCCTTGAATGGAGTGGGTTTCCATTACATGAGAGGTGATCGCGCCATTGGAAATACAAACCAGGGGGTTCTGAATTTTATCCAGGATTACTGGTCAGGCCTTTCCGGAGAATTAGGACTGAAAAGCTATGATAAAATTCATTAGCAGATGAACATACAGCCACTTGATACGCATATTCAATGGGGCTTTTATTCCTCCCTTGCGCCGAAGCGGCAGGGGGGGATGTTCCCTTTTATTCTGAAATTACCTCTGCTCTTTATCCTGATATTCTTCTCCTGCACTAGCGAAGAACCGGTTATGCAGGATCATAGCAAGACCTATTACAATGGAGATATGGGCCTGGTTTCTGAAAACGGGGTCATGCTCTTTGTTCCTTCGGGTACCTTGATGAAAGGAAAAAGTGTTCATGAAGGGCCTTTGTGGGTGGATGTTGCTGAATATGAAAAACTCAAATCCACCTTTGCCCCAGACGATGATCAGTTAATTCAGGCCATACAAAATCCGCGAGACCTTTTTGTGCTACGTTCCCAGAAGGATTCTTTAATCTCGGATTTACACATATCAAATGGCAAGGAAATATTACTTTTTTTGCCCTATCATGGAAAAAGAGGGGATGAATATGAATTGATGACTTCACCCAAAGAGTGGATTGATGATCTCTTTCCGGAAGGCTTCATGGGTTCTGAACATCATTTGAGTGGTTTTAGCATTACGGATCATTCAGAATCCAATCTGGAGCGATTGATTTACCATGCCACAGACAAAGACGAAAAAAGAGCTGCTCGAACTTTTCTTGAGAAAGAAAAAAGTTTCAAGGAATTGCAAAACTTCTTAAGTGCCAATTGGACGCTTGCTCAGCGACGATTTAAGGCCAGCCAGGAAGATTATCAGGACGAAGGAGATGTCCCCAGAGATGTAGGTTATTATGTGCTCTCCATGAACTATCTCCGAGATCCACCTGCTGATTCTACCCTGATCTATGCCTTTCGTGATCATTTGGGAGAAGAGGCTTTTGTGATGATGGACTGGACAGGAAGTATGTATGCCTTTCGGGCGGAATTGACGGAATTCCTTAAGCACAATACAGAAGAAAAAAAGCTGAAATACCTGACTTTTTTCAATGACCGCTACTGTGACTTTCCCCGAGAGCCGGGCAATTTTGAAGGAGTCTTCACCCATGAGGATTCTTTCCCTACTAATTCAGAAGCCAGTCAACTCATGCATCTGTGCGAAACCACCGGAAGTGGAGGAGGGGAGCTGGAAGAAAATGATCTGGAGGCTATTCTTACTTCGATGGAACGTGTGAAAGCGAATCAATACAAGGAAATTGCATTGGTCATCGACAATAATGCACCTCCCAAAGACATGGTCCTATTACCCCGTATCAAACTCCCTAAAGGCATGATATTCAATATGTTTGTCTGTCGGGCGAACTCGATTGATGAAGTACATCCTTCGTACATGGATGTGGCGAGAAAGTTTGGAGGGAATATAATTGTAGTGAGTACAGAAGGTATTGTGAAGAAGTCGATTTTTGAAATCGATTCAGAAGGGATTTAGAGAGATTGGTGTTTAAGTAAAAGAAAGTGCCATGTTTTTTACTCCCGTAAAATCTCAGCAGGATTTCGAGTATTATTGAGGAAAATCTGCATCCCTACAGTAGCAAGTACCAAACTTATCAATCCCAATATGGAAAACAGGAATGCCCAAACGGAAATATCCGTATGGTATGCAAAATTCTCTAACCAGTTTTTTAGTCCCCAATAACTGAAAGGAATTGCAAGCATACTTCCCAATCCCAAGATCAGCACATATTCTTTTCCAATAAGGAGGAGCAAATCGACAAAACCAGCCCCTGTTATCTTTCTGATCGCAATTTCCTTCATTCGGCTTTGCAAAGAGTAAGCTACCAGACTAAAAAGTCCCAGGAAGGCAATGATGATGGCTATCAAACTTAAATAAATCAGCAGGCGTAATTGCACACGTTCCTGTTTATAAAGCTTATTATAAAGCTCATCTACAAATTGATATTCAAAAGGATAAGTGGGAAATAGCTCATTCCAGTTTGATTGAATGCCTGCAAGGGTTTTGGAGACATCTTTCGTTTCCAATTTCAGTAAAAAGGTCCGTAACCAGATAGGCTCCACTACCATGATAGTCGGATCAACTTTATTTTTCAGGCTTTCCTGGTGGACATTTTCTACGATTCCGGTAATAGGACCTTCTTTTAGGTTAAAGCCTCCGATAGACCAGGAAATCTGTTGACCGATTGCTTCTTGAGGATCTTGCCAGCCCAACTGGTTCATGGCTTCTTCATTTATCAAATAGTTTCTCTCCTGACTCGCAAAGTATTGGGCTGGGCTGAACTCTTCGCTGAATTCTGGAGGCCCTGTAAATATAAAATTACCTGAGCGATCCTCTCCGGCCAGAAGCTTTATGCCCATTGTCTCAAAAAAATCCGGGCTGATCACCTGCATATCCAGCATGGGAGCTTTTTGAGGATCCTGATTCCCTCCCACGACCAGAGTAGGGCCTACGTCTCGAATTTCTCGGGAGGGAACTTCCATGCACGCACTAACAGATTTTACTCCTTTTATTTTTTTTGCTTGCTCCCGGAATAACGGGTACTTATCTGTGACTGGATTTGGGACGGCAGGAATGGCTAGCACTTGTTCTGTCTGCATCCCCAATTGCTTATTGTGTAGAAAGCTGACCTGATTATTGGCAATCCAGGTGCTAATGAGCAGCAAAGTCGTAGAGGCAAATTGGATACCGACCAGAAATCTTTTGAAACGGTAAGCAGCTTTGGTTTGGCCAAATTTGATATTTTGACTTGCCCGGAACATGCTTCCCGAATTTGAGTAAGCCAAGACGAATGCAGGGTAAATACCCGCCAATAAACCGCCCATGAAAGCCAATCCCAATAAACTTGCTCCTAAAAACCATGGATTGATAAGTACCGGAATTTCAACTAGGTCGAGGAAGAAAGGCATTACTATCGCACTCAAGCCTATGGTTATGATAGCAGCCAGTAAATTGTAAATGACTGATTCCGCAATAGCGAATAGAATTAAGTTTTTGCGACTTGCACCCAAGACCAATCTTAGTCCAACCTCTTTGCCGCGACTCATGGCCAGGGCACTACTTAGGTTGAGGTAGTTAATGAGGGCAATCAGCAAAATAAAAATCCCTACAAAGAGAAAAACCCGAACATAGAGTTTGTCTCCATTGGGCTTCAATTCCCGGGCAAGATTCGAATTCAGGTGTATATCTTCCAATGCCTGGAATACGATCTCTGTTCGCCCATTTGTATCATCCTGATTATGTCGGGAGAAAAAGTCCTCCATTTTACCTTCCACCTGATGAATGTCGGTGCCTTCTTCAAGCAGGATATACACATAGGCCCACCATCTTCTATCCTCTGGACTTTGGAAAGAGAGGAGGATATCAATTGGCATATGGGTATTATTCGGCAAGTCTTGCATGACTCCTGTAACCGTATAAAGCTCCTCTTCGGTCGTATAATCTCCCACTACATATAATTCTTTGCCAATCGGGTTTTCCTCCCCGAAATATTTACGGGCTATGCTTTCTGTGAGAACAACAGAGCTGGGAGCTTTCAGGGCCTCTGAGGGTTTGCCGTATATGAGCTTGAAATCAAATACTTCGAATACTTCGGCATCCGTAACAAAGGTATTTGGTGCACGAAATTTATTCTGATTTATCCGTATGTAGCGACGCTGGTGGTTTTGAAAGCGAATGAGATGCTTGACCTCAGGCATATCAGTGGGAAGCTCATTGATAATATCCAGATAGGTCCTTGCCCAGTGAGATTCGAAGCCGCCATTTGCATAATAGTGATGGCTGGCTCTATAAATTCGCTTTGATTGTGAGTGAAAGCTTTCAAAAGATGTCTCATGAATCAGGAAGGCTCCTATCAGTAAACAAGAGGTATACCCGATGCTTAATCCCAATAGATTGAGGCTGGCGTATAGCTTGTTTTTGCGGTAATTACGAAAGACGACTTTGAAATAGTTGAGGAGCATGCGTAGATAACTTTTATATACATACAATTTACTCCCCAATCCGTTCAATTTTTCTGTGAATAATTACAGCTATCTATGCTTTAGCAGGAGTGAAGGGATTTTTAGGTACTATTTTTTATTTTAAGCACATGAAAAAACTATTGCTCTTTTTGATTTTGTGGGTCATTTTATCCTCATGTACTCAACCCTCAGAAGTAGAATCGAAACCCAGACCCAATATCCTGTTCGCTATCGCTGACGATCAATCTTTTGGACATGCAGGTGCCTATGGTTGTAACTGGATTAAGACTCCGGCCTTTGATCGGGTCGCAAGAGAAGGCCTCCTTTTCAACAAAGCCTATACTCCCAATGCCAAATGCGCTCCTTCTCGTTCCTCTATTCTGACAGGCAGAAACAGTTGGCAATTGGAAGAAGCCATGAATCACTGGCCCCTCTTTCCGGAGAAGTTTAAAACCGTAGCTGAAGCACTGGCTGATCAGGGATACTGGGTAGGTAAAACCGGCAAGGGCTATGCACCGGGAATATCTCGGAGGAATGGAGAATGGAGAGAGTTATTGGTTAATAATTATTCGGATATAAAATTGACTCCGCCTGCCAGTCATATTTCAGACAATGATTATAGTGCCAATTTCGAAGCTTTCCTCAAAGACAGAAAAGAACAGCAGCCCTTTTTCTTTTGGTATGGGTCAACGGAGCCTCATAGAAGGTATGAGTATGGAGTTGGATTGGCGAAAGGAAATAAAACCCTAAGCGAGGTAGAGGACATCCCTGACTTTTGGCCCGATTCAGATACGGTGAGAACGGATATGCTGGATTATGCCTACGAAATTGAATACTTCGATTCTCATTTGGCAAAAATGCTGGACATGCTTGAAGAAGAGGGCGAACTGGAGAATACCCTCGTAGTAGTAACCTCAGATAATGGTATGCCATTCCCCCGAATCAAAGGACAGATATATGAATATGACAATCATTTACCCCTCGCTATTATGTGGGCGAAAGGATTGAAGGATGCAGGCAGAGAAATCAATGAGTATGTAAATTTTATAGATTTTGCACCAACATTTCTCGAATTGGCAGGGGTGAGCGAAGAGGCTTCAGGGATGGAGAAGATCAGGGGAAAGAGTTTAGTCCCTTATTTGTCTGGAGAATCAAGAGATCCCAATCATTCGGATTTTGTGATCTTGGGGAAAGAAAGGCATGATGTAGGCAGGCCCGATGATCAAGGCTATCCAGTGAGGGCAATTGTTAAGGATGGCTATGCATTAAGTGTGAACTTCGAATCGGATCGATGGCCGGCAGGAGATCCAATTACCGGATACCTGAATTGTGATGGAAGTCCAACCAAAACACAAATACTCAATGAAAGAAGGCGAGAAGGGAAAAGTAATCTATGGGAATTAAACTTTGGGAAACGAGCGGAAATAGAATTGTATGATTTGGAAAATGATCCCTGGTGTGTAAAGAATCTGGCCAGCGAAAGTTCTCAAGAAGACAGGATTGAGTCCCTGAAAACATTGTTATTCTCAGAATTGGAAAAAGATGGGGATCCACGCATACTGGCTAAGTCAGCTTTAATCGATTCTTATAAATACATGGATAAAAATACCACGGATTTCTACAATCGATTTATGTCAGGAGAAAAAATGAAAGCTGGCTGGGTAAATCCTTCAGATTTCGAAGCTACAAATCTTGAAGAGGATGAATAAGTTTTGGCAGAAAACATCAGGAAAATTCAAAACATGATTTCTTTTCCTGATGTTTCCTTTATAATTTATAATCCGAAAAAATGCGTCTTGGCCATCAAGATTCGGTCTTCGAGTCTGATAGGGCCAGACTGTAGAATTTTGACGGTTTCAGGGCAGCGATTTGCCGCCAAAAAGCTGCAAAAGAAAATATAAACCAATTAAGCCTAATGTTTAAGCTACACCCTCTCAGAATCATTATCCTTCTGATTCTCCCCCTAATTTTTTATTCATGTGGTCAAAAAGGCTATGTAGATGAGCCCGAGGATTTCGAAATCCCGGTAGATCTATTGGTCAGTAATTTTGGACTGTATGATCATACCGGTGATTTTCACAACCTCTACTATCATTCAGATGCTGCAGCTATTGTTATCATGATTCAGGGAAATTCCTGTCCTATCGTGAGAAATGCAATTACAGATTACAAAGCTGTCAGAGATCAATTTGCCGATCAGAATGTACTTTTCTATATGCTGAACTCCAATATTCAGGATAATAGAAATAGCATTGCGGTTGAGGCCGCAGACTTTGGAATAGATATACCCATATTGGTAGATGAAACACAATTGGTAGGAGAAAGCCTGGGACTCTTCCGTACGGCAGAGGTGTTGGTCATCAATCCTAAAAATTGGAAGTTGGCTTATCGCGGGCCTGTCAATGACCGTATTGGTTATGAAAGCCAGAGAAATGAAGCCAGTAATAATTACCTGACGACAGCTA includes:
- a CDS encoding ABC transporter permease, which produces MLLNYFKVVFRNYRKNKLYASLNLLGLSIGYTSCLLIGAFLIHETSFESFHSQSKRIYRASHHYYANGGFESHWARTYLDIINELPTDMPEVKHLIRFQNHQRRYIRINQNKFRAPNTFVTDAEVFEVFDFKLIYGKPSEALKAPSSVVLTESIARKYFGEENPIGKELYVVGDYTTEEELYTVTGVMQDLPNNTHMPIDILLSFQSPEDRRWWAYVYILLEEGTDIHQVEGKMEDFFSRHNQDDTNGRTEIVFQALEDIHLNSNLARELKPNGDKLYVRVFLFVGIFILLIALINYLNLSSALAMSRGKEVGLRLVLGASRKNLILFAIAESVIYNLLAAIITIGLSAIVMPFFLDLVEIPVLINPWFLGASLLGLAFMGGLLAGIYPAFVLAYSNSGSMFRASQNIKFGQTKAAYRFKRFLVGIQFASTTLLLISTWIANNQVSFLHNKQLGMQTEQVLAIPAVPNPVTDKYPLFREQAKKIKGVKSVSACMEVPSREIRDVGPTLVVGGNQDPQKAPMLDMQVISPDFFETMGIKLLAGEDRSGNFIFTGPPEFSEEFSPAQYFASQERNYLINEEAMNQLGWQDPQEAIGQQISWSIGGFNLKEGPITGIVENVHQESLKNKVDPTIMVVEPIWLRTFLLKLETKDVSKTLAGIQSNWNELFPTYPFEYQFVDELYNKLYKQERVQLRLLIYLSLIAIIIAFLGLFSLVAYSLQSRMKEIAIRKITGAGFVDLLLLIGKEYVLILGLGSMLAIPFSYWGLKNWLENFAYHTDISVWAFLFSILGLISLVLATVGMQIFLNNTRNPAEILRE
- a CDS encoding sulfatase, with amino-acid sequence MKKLLLFLILWVILSSCTQPSEVESKPRPNILFAIADDQSFGHAGAYGCNWIKTPAFDRVAREGLLFNKAYTPNAKCAPSRSSILTGRNSWQLEEAMNHWPLFPEKFKTVAEALADQGYWVGKTGKGYAPGISRRNGEWRELLVNNYSDIKLTPPASHISDNDYSANFEAFLKDRKEQQPFFFWYGSTEPHRRYEYGVGLAKGNKTLSEVEDIPDFWPDSDTVRTDMLDYAYEIEYFDSHLAKMLDMLEEEGELENTLVVVTSDNGMPFPRIKGQIYEYDNHLPLAIMWAKGLKDAGREINEYVNFIDFAPTFLELAGVSEEASGMEKIRGKSLVPYLSGESRDPNHSDFVILGKERHDVGRPDDQGYPVRAIVKDGYALSVNFESDRWPAGDPITGYLNCDGSPTKTQILNERRREGKSNLWELNFGKRAEIELYDLENDPWCVKNLASESSQEDRIESLKTLLFSELEKDGDPRILAKSALIDSYKYMDKNTTDFYNRFMSGEKMKAGWVNPSDFEATNLEEDE